A stretch of Microcoleus sp. bin38.metabat.b11b12b14.051 DNA encodes these proteins:
- a CDS encoding cation:proton antiporter yields the protein MEIPFNITLLMVMTVTCGISAQVLAAYLKVPAIVFLLLFGILAGPDCLGLLHPNLLGSGLEVMVSLSVALILFEGGLNLELRDLGKVSGSIRNLVTFGTLITLIGGGMAAHWLGEFPWPIAFLYASLVVVTGPTVIGPLLKQVSVDKQVAALLEAEGVLIDPVGAILAVLVLNIILNGNADLFILFRDLIVRLLVGTVVGVAGGWLLGFILKRSQFLSEDLKNLVVLAGLWGLFGLAEELRSESGLMATVLSGIVLRAAAVPEERLLRRFKGQLTVLAISVLFVLLAADLSLASVVALGWGSLFTVLALMWVVRPINIWLCTWNSGLNWRQKLFACWVAPRGIVSASIASLFAILLTQRGINGGDSIKALVFLTIIMTVFVQGLTAGWMAQLLGVTSKSATGAAIVGSNPLSRLIARLFQERGESVAIIDTNPEACQAAEREGLRVFLSSALDHSVLEEAGLDSMGTFLAMTNNGEVNLVLAQRAAEEFSPPRVLAIFPKDPQANTPANQSKINQAFVSDLSLKDWNEYLTDDEVKLGETELKSEGLQFQIAHLQALVQAGELAPLLLERQGYLQVVSAAEIWQSGDRIIYLLYDPTPKLLKRLSGSSQSRLTLEKHQVVEQVPIPAQVLEEVLEEVTIEKEAEVLLPPVSR from the coding sequence ATGGAAATCCCCTTTAACATCACCCTGTTGATGGTCATGACCGTCACCTGTGGTATCAGCGCTCAAGTTCTGGCCGCTTATCTAAAAGTTCCGGCGATCGTATTTTTGCTGCTATTCGGTATTTTAGCAGGCCCGGATTGCTTGGGACTGTTGCACCCCAATCTGTTGGGTAGCGGTTTGGAAGTTATGGTATCCCTTTCAGTAGCCTTAATTCTGTTTGAAGGCGGCCTGAATTTGGAATTGCGAGATTTAGGCAAAGTTTCCGGCAGCATCCGCAATTTAGTTACTTTTGGCACTTTAATTACGTTAATTGGCGGCGGAATGGCTGCACACTGGTTAGGGGAATTTCCCTGGCCGATCGCATTTCTGTATGCTTCTTTAGTAGTCGTCACAGGCCCAACCGTCATCGGCCCTTTGCTCAAACAAGTATCAGTTGACAAACAAGTAGCAGCTTTGCTAGAAGCAGAAGGCGTTTTAATCGATCCAGTTGGGGCAATTCTGGCAGTATTGGTACTGAATATTATCTTAAACGGTAATGCTGATTTATTTATCTTATTTCGAGATTTAATTGTCCGCCTGCTAGTGGGTACAGTCGTCGGAGTAGCCGGAGGTTGGCTGCTGGGATTCATTCTCAAGCGATCGCAATTTCTCTCAGAAGACCTCAAAAACTTAGTCGTTTTAGCAGGTTTGTGGGGATTGTTCGGCTTAGCAGAAGAACTCCGCAGCGAATCAGGGCTGATGGCAACGGTTCTCTCCGGCATCGTCCTCAGAGCCGCTGCGGTGCCAGAAGAAAGGCTGCTGAGGAGGTTTAAAGGTCAGCTTACCGTCCTGGCTATTTCTGTACTGTTCGTGCTGCTGGCAGCCGATTTATCCCTCGCTAGTGTAGTCGCCCTCGGTTGGGGAAGTTTGTTTACAGTTTTAGCATTAATGTGGGTAGTCCGCCCGATCAACATTTGGCTGTGTACGTGGAACAGCGGGCTGAACTGGCGACAAAAATTATTTGCTTGTTGGGTAGCGCCGAGGGGAATTGTCTCAGCGTCGATCGCATCTTTATTTGCAATTTTGCTCACCCAACGGGGAATCAACGGCGGCGACTCAATTAAAGCCTTAGTTTTCCTAACAATTATTATGACAGTTTTCGTGCAAGGGCTGACGGCGGGATGGATGGCTCAACTGTTAGGAGTCACATCAAAATCAGCAACCGGCGCAGCAATTGTCGGGTCAAATCCTTTAAGCAGATTAATTGCTCGCTTATTTCAAGAACGCGGCGAATCTGTAGCAATTATAGACACTAATCCGGAAGCTTGTCAAGCAGCAGAACGAGAAGGTTTGCGAGTGTTTTTAAGCAGTGCTCTCGACCATAGTGTGTTAGAAGAAGCCGGACTCGATTCGATGGGAACATTTTTGGCAATGACCAACAACGGCGAGGTAAACTTAGTGTTAGCTCAACGAGCAGCCGAAGAGTTTTCACCGCCGAGAGTTTTGGCAATATTTCCCAAAGACCCGCAAGCAAATACACCTGCAAATCAGAGTAAAATCAATCAAGCCTTTGTCTCGGATTTGTCGCTGAAGGATTGGAACGAATATTTGACCGACGACGAAGTAAAATTGGGCGAAACTGAGTTAAAAAGTGAGGGATTGCAGTTTCAGATTGCTCACTTGCAAGCTTTGGTGCAAGCCGGGGAGTTGGCGCCGCTGCTGCTGGAAAGACAGGGATATTTACAAGTAGTGTCGGCGGCCGAGATTTGGCAATCGGGCGATCGCATTATTTATTTACTATACGATCCTACACCGAAATTGTTGAAAAGATTGTCGGGTTCATCGCAATCTCGCTTGACGTTGGAAAAACATCAAGTA